A stretch of the Drosophila subpulchrella strain 33 F10 #4 breed RU33 unplaced genomic scaffold, RU_Dsub_v1.1 Primary Assembly Seq24, whole genome shotgun sequence genome encodes the following:
- the LOC119559463 gene encoding uncharacterized protein LOC119559463, protein MSDEQIPNFQPLVSEENDENSGNMTVDRPMSPPPEEIVEAIEVVEDSPSLPEPEAPISAPRRSARIANRNTTRKELQDSSSSSEPKTNSRKPKNRKGAETEMGSIW, encoded by the exons atgagcGACGAACAAATTCCG AATTTTCAGCCTTTGGTGTCCGAGGAAAATGATGAAAACTCTGGAAATATGACTGTAGATCGACCAATGTCACCACCACCGGAAGAAATTGTGGAGGCTATAGAAGTGGTTGAAGACTCGCCTTCATTACCCGAACCAGAAGCTCCGATATCCGCGCCTCGAAGGAGCGCGAGAATCGCTAATCGTAATACAACTCGTAAGGAGCTTCAAGACAGCTCAAGCTCAAGCGAACCGAAGACAAATTCCAGAAAACCCAAAAACAGGAAAGGTGCAGAAACCGAGATGGGCTCGATCTGGTAA
- the LOC119559441 gene encoding uncharacterized protein LOC119559441 yields the protein MCIAAGEQEEAERRTQRRKYWVSPYLKERSFKSRYASDFQNLVNTPSMFFENFHMPESSFNALFELVEQYLIPKRNTRPDAIPRSWPSSWNFLLLKICNAMLDTLIRSANNTSEPSSTRFVQQFGLRCKGNFRSGQPTTC from the exons ATGTGCATTGCCGCAGGAGAGCAGGAGGAGGCGGAAAGAAGGACACAGAGGCGGAAATATTGGGTGAGCCCGTATCTCAAGGAACGCTCCTTCAAAAGCCGCTATGCTTCAGAC TTTCAGAACTTGGTTAACACCCCATCCATGTTCTTCGAAAACTTCCACATGCCGGAGAGCAGCTTCAACGCACTCTTTGAATTGGTGGAGCAGTACCTTATCCCGAAACGGAACACCCGGCCAGATGCCATACCGCGAAGTTGGCCATCGTCTTGGA ATTTCTTGCTTCTGAAGATCTGCAACGCCATGTTGGATACACTTATCAGATCAGCAAACAACACTTCGGAACCGTCCTCGACCAGGTTTGTACAGCAATTTGGACTGCGTTGCAAGGGGAATTTCCGAAGTGGACAACCGACAACATGCTGA